The bacterium genome includes the window CGGCAACGCCGTGGCCCTGAGCGTCGAGCGCATTTAAACAAGGGGCTTAAGCCCCTTGCCTAGCCCTTTGCCCAACGAAAAGCGCCCCCCGGGGCGCTTTTTTTAGTTCCGGGAAATTTCACGCGCCGCCCAGGGCCAGAAGCGCCGCGCCGTAGGCCCCGTTTAGCTGCGGCTCGGGAATGACCGCGACCTCCACCCCGAGGAACTCGCCCAGCGAGGCCGCCACGGCCGGGTTGAAGGCCACGCCGCCGGAGAGGTAGACCTCCCCGCGCAGGCCGACCTTCTTCGCCATGCCGCCCACCCGCTCGGCCACGCCACGGTGCAGGCCCCGGGCTATCTCCCCCCGCGGCGTTCCCCGGGCCAGGAGGCTCACCACCTCGCTCTCGGCGAAGACGGTGCACATGCTTGATATCTTGACCCCCTTCTCCGCCTCGATCGCCAGGGCCGCCAGGTGGGCCAGGTCGGTCTCCAGCGCCCGGGCCATGACCTCCAGGAAGCGGCCCGTCCCGGCGGCGCAGCGGTCGTTCATCAGGAAGCGCTCCACCTTGCCGGACCCGGTGACGGAAATCGCCTTGGTGTCCTGGCCGCCGATGTCTATGAGGGTGAAGGCTTCTCCGATGCGCGCGAAGGCCCCCCGCGCGTGGCAGGTTATCTCGGTCACCCGGGAGTCGGCGAAGGGCACGAGCTCCCGGCCGTATCCCGTGGCGACGACGGACCGCAGGTTATCCCTTACAGCACCGGCCTCCGCCAACGCCCGGTCGAGAACCGAAGCCGCGGTCCCAGCGCCGGAGACCCCCGTCGGGGCGAGGGCGCGGCCCAGTATCACCCCGTCGCCGTCCACGACCACGGCCTTCGTCGTTGTGGAACCGACATCTATCCCAGCGTAACAATCCATTCAAAAACCGAGGTGAAGGGGAGGGAAAAACCCTCCCCGTTTCAAGTTTAAAGCGACTCCACGAAGGCGCCGATCCGTGTCTGGAGCTGCCCGAAGTCGCCCATGCCGTAATCCGAATCCAGGTTCAGCACCGGGATGCCTTCCTTCTTCAGCCGGTTCTCCACGTGGCGGGACTCCACCAGGTACGGGGTGCAGAAGCTCAGGGTGTAGTTGACGACCCCCTTGGCCCCGGACTTCCTGCAGAGGTCCACGATGTCGTCCATCCGCTCGGTGTTGGGGGTGAAGCAGGCGCAGTGGATGTCGAAGTGGCGCCGGGCGACGGCGTCCAGGAGGCCGTTCAGGTCGCCGGGCGATTCGTCCACCGTCCCGGAGAAGTACCGGGAGCCGACGCAGCTTTCCTCGGCCACCACGGGCCAACCGGCCGTCTCGATGACGTGGTGCAGCTTCCAATTGGGGATGGCGAAGGGGGTACCCGAGATCATCAGCCGGACGGCGTCCTTGGGGAATACGCCGACGCCGTTCTCGACGCGCCTCTCGCACTCCTCCACCAGCTTCTCGACCGAGGCGGTGAAGCGGACGGGGTCGTCGTAGAAGGCGATTTGATTGACGAGGAGGGCGTCTTTGCCGCTGATGGGGGTGGGATTTTTCCAGCGCAGAGCATTGAGGCGTTGCAGGGCCCGGCGCTTGGCGTTGTGGAGCTTGATGTTCTCTTTCAGCTTTTCGTGAGTGAGCCGGTTGCCGGTGAGCTTCTGGGCCTCGATCACGAACTTGTCCAGCTCGGCCCGCCAGAGCTTTCGCGTGTCGTCGTTCTTGCGGTGGGGGACCTCCATGACGTAAACCGGGTGCATCCCGCCGAGAAGCTCGTAGGCCTTGGTCTTGCCGTCGCAGGTGGTCTCGCCCACGACCAGGTCGGTGGCCTCGAAGTAAGGGCAGATGCGGCCCCGCTTGAACCCGTAGAAGGACTTGATCAGGGGGCAGAGGTTGCGGGGGAGGTCCAACTCGGCGTCGGCCTCCGAGAAATCGGTCCCCGCGCAGAGGCCCACCGAGATGCCGCCCAGGGCGGTGATTATCTCGTCGGGCACGTAGAGGCAGAAGGTGCCGAAAACCTTGCCGCCCTTTTTCTTGTGGTCCAGGAGTTCCTTGATGCGCAGGCCGTGGATTTCGCTTATCACGAAATCAAAATACCCCATCCCTTCGGGCCGGTTCGGCTGCTCGAGGTAGATGGGGGGGTATACTTCGTTCAACAGGGCCAGGAGCCGGTCGTGCTTCTCCAGGTCGAGACCCAGGCCAGCCCACATCGGGCGGTAATCGTCGGACATAGTCCTCTCCTTGGTCGGTGGATTACTCGGGGAGGTTCGACGCCCCGGGACCGGAGAGGACTTTGCAGCCACAGGGAACCACCTAGGTTGGTGGTTCGGTAACCGCCCCATCTCCGGCATTCAACAGTGCTTTTCTGCGGACCCTAACCGGGCCGCGGGGTGCGCCGAAACTGCGCCCAAAGGGGAATCAGGTTCTGGCGTACTTGTAATCGCGGCCTCAGGTATGCCCTAATCGCCGGAGACGGAGCATGATCACCTCCTTTCACTCGACTGGATGTGACGGGGAGATTAACGCACGGCCGGCGGCGGGATGTCAACCGGCCCTCGGAAGGGGATTCCCCCACCTGTGCGTGGCTCTCCCCGGAGGTGAGATTGCGTTTGATAAGCGGAGCGGGGAGGTCATACCGGCCTCCGCCGAATCTCCGGATTCACGGCTGATCCGGGGAATGGTACGGTTATTGCTTTTGGTGTATTAAACGGGAACCGGCGAAACGAAGTAACGCCCCTGACGAAACGAGCGAACCGAGTAATGCCCAGCAAAAAGAAGTAACGCCCCTGGCGAAATGGGCGGACCCGTGTCATCCGAAGTGCAAAAACCAGGTGAGGAAGTCAACCTGCAACCCTGACGTGGATTTACCAGGCCGGGAGGAGGCTCGATGGAAGAGACCTACAGTGCATTTAACCAGGCACAGCGCGAGTTCGAGAAAGTCGCGGAGATGATGAAGCTGGACCCGAGCTACCGGGAGGTGCTCCGGGAGCCGGCCCGCTCGCTCTTGGTCAACGTCCCCGTCCGCATGGACTCGGGCAGGATAAAAACCTTCCCCGGCTACCGGGTGCAGCACAACACCGCCTGCGGCCCGGCCAAGGGCGGGGTGCGCTTCTCGACCGACGTGACCCTGGA containing:
- a CDS encoding double-cubane-cluster-containing anaerobic reductase, which codes for MSDDYRPMWAGLGLDLEKHDRLLALLNEVYPPIYLEQPNRPEGMGYFDFVISEIHGLRIKELLDHKKKGGKVFGTFCLYVPDEIITALGGISVGLCAGTDFSEADAELDLPRNLCPLIKSFYGFKRGRICPYFEATDLVVGETTCDGKTKAYELLGGMHPVYVMEVPHRKNDDTRKLWRAELDKFVIEAQKLTGNRLTHEKLKENIKLHNAKRRALQRLNALRWKNPTPISGKDALLVNQIAFYDDPVRFTASVEKLVEECERRVENGVGVFPKDAVRLMISGTPFAIPNWKLHHVIETAGWPVVAEESCVGSRYFSGTVDESPGDLNGLLDAVARRHFDIHCACFTPNTERMDDIVDLCRKSGAKGVVNYTLSFCTPYLVESRHVENRLKKEGIPVLNLDSDYGMGDFGQLQTRIGAFVESL
- a CDS encoding acyl-CoA dehydratase activase, with translation MDCYAGIDVGSTTTKAVVVDGDGVILGRALAPTGVSGAGTAASVLDRALAEAGAVRDNLRSVVATGYGRELVPFADSRVTEITCHARGAFARIGEAFTLIDIGGQDTKAISVTGSGKVERFLMNDRCAAGTGRFLEVMARALETDLAHLAALAIEAEKGVKISSMCTVFAESEVVSLLARGTPRGEIARGLHRGVAERVGGMAKKVGLRGEVYLSGGVAFNPAVAASLGEFLGVEVAVIPEPQLNGAYGAALLALGGA